Proteins encoded by one window of Mesorhizobium sp. INR15:
- a CDS encoding carbon-nitrogen hydrolase family protein, which yields MGVFKAAAVQMRSGESPERNAVDLERMVREAAGLGATYIQTPEMTGALIRDKEARAASFTSEDKDIIVSTARGLASELGVFLHIGSTAILRADGKLANRALLFGPDGATLATYDKIHMFDVDLDNGESWRESAAYEPGTEAVVTNIAGARLGFAVCYDLRFPQLFRSEAMAGAELLSVPAAFTRQTGEAHWHVLLRARAIENGAYVVAAAQGGVHEDGRETYGHSLIVDPWGRIIAEAAHDEPAVIVAEIDPAQSLAARKKIPNLKNARDFAVNAGLVETPRLRGAAS from the coding sequence ATGGGTGTTTTCAAGGCTGCCGCTGTCCAGATGCGTTCGGGCGAGAGCCCTGAGCGCAACGCGGTCGATCTCGAGCGGATGGTGCGCGAGGCGGCAGGCCTGGGCGCAACCTACATTCAGACGCCGGAAATGACCGGAGCGCTGATCCGCGACAAGGAGGCCCGTGCCGCCTCGTTCACGTCGGAGGACAAGGACATCATCGTCTCGACCGCTCGCGGACTGGCGAGCGAGCTCGGCGTCTTCCTGCATATCGGCTCGACCGCCATCCTGCGCGCCGACGGCAAGCTCGCCAACCGGGCGCTTCTTTTTGGTCCGGACGGCGCCACGCTCGCTACCTATGACAAGATCCATATGTTCGATGTCGATCTCGACAATGGCGAGAGCTGGCGGGAGTCAGCGGCCTACGAGCCCGGCACCGAAGCTGTCGTCACCAACATTGCCGGCGCTAGGCTGGGTTTTGCCGTCTGCTACGATTTGCGCTTTCCGCAGCTGTTCCGCTCCGAAGCGATGGCCGGCGCAGAGCTGCTTTCGGTGCCCGCCGCCTTCACCCGGCAGACCGGCGAGGCGCATTGGCACGTGCTGCTCAGGGCGCGCGCCATCGAGAACGGCGCCTATGTCGTGGCGGCGGCGCAAGGCGGCGTGCATGAGGATGGCCGCGAGACCTATGGCCATTCGCTGATCGTCGATCCGTGGGGCCGTATCATCGCCGAGGCTGCGCATGACGAGCCGGCGGTGATCGTTGCCGAGATCGACCCGGCGCAATCGCTGGCGGCGCGCAAGAAAATCCCCAATCTGAAAAATGCGCGGGACTTCGCCGTCAATGCCGGCCTGGTGGAGACGCCGCGTCTCAGGGGTGCCGCCTCTTGA
- a CDS encoding DMT family transporter yields MKILWESALGLLVVTGGLLGLTLPFGKLATTAGVPAMVWAFVISLGAGGVLLLALLLRGERIRLTPHKLRYFFVTAAVSYAAPNLLMFSAIPHLGAGYTGIMFTLSPVITLVFSILLRVRRPNMLGISGIAVGFVGAVMVAVTRGEAGQPADLFWVAMGLLIPVSLAAGNIYRTVDWPEGTGPIELAVGSHLASAAMLFVGILVLLGLKAFAPLGAVPLVVVAQVASASAMFAFFFRLQAVGGPVYLSQIGYVAAAVGLFAGTIFLGEHYQLMTWAGALIITAGVFITTKAQSQKS; encoded by the coding sequence ATGAAAATTCTCTGGGAATCAGCCCTCGGCCTGCTGGTCGTCACCGGCGGTCTGCTCGGCCTGACGCTGCCATTCGGCAAGCTCGCCACGACGGCCGGCGTGCCTGCCATGGTCTGGGCCTTCGTTATCTCGCTCGGCGCCGGTGGCGTTCTGCTGCTCGCGCTCCTACTGCGCGGCGAACGCATCCGGCTGACGCCGCACAAATTGCGCTACTTCTTCGTCACCGCCGCGGTATCCTATGCTGCCCCGAACCTGTTGATGTTCTCGGCCATCCCGCATCTTGGCGCCGGCTATACCGGCATCATGTTCACCCTGTCGCCGGTCATCACGCTGGTGTTCTCGATCCTGCTGCGCGTCCGGCGGCCCAACATGCTGGGCATATCAGGCATTGCCGTCGGCTTCGTCGGTGCGGTGATGGTGGCGGTGACACGTGGCGAAGCCGGCCAGCCGGCCGATCTGTTCTGGGTGGCGATGGGATTGCTCATCCCGGTCAGTCTCGCCGCCGGCAACATTTACCGCACTGTCGACTGGCCGGAAGGCACCGGCCCGATCGAGCTTGCCGTCGGCAGTCACCTTGCATCGGCGGCGATGCTGTTCGTGGGAATTCTCGTCTTGCTGGGCCTCAAGGCCTTCGCACCGCTCGGCGCTGTGCCGCTGGTGGTGGTCGCGCAGGTCGCGTCGGCCTCAGCCATGTTCGCCTTCTTCTTCAGGCTGCAAGCGGTCGGCGGCCCGGTCTATCTTAGCCAGATCGGATATGTGGCGGCGGCGGTTGGCCTGTTTGCGGGAACGATTTTTCTCGGCGAACACTATCAACTCATGACCTGGGCGGGCGCGCTGATCATCACCGCCGGCGTGTTCATCACCACAAAAGCCCAGAGCCAGAAGAGCTGA
- a CDS encoding CHASE3 domain-containing protein, with product MRWQSLPLVIGFAVLALIVGTRAILVEGQSAGRVAARETIEYQELLSGLLSMAQDAESGQRGYLLSGEKSYLEPYRQAVAAIPGQVARIDAMNAPDDEIVQQIARIKDALSLKLAELAETINLYDHGDTAKALELVRGGQGKAAMDQIRASIDTIRRAGGAALSARDAHTDQVENWLRIGSLTALLAIFLLGAYTIRESRRRFREVVTAQDELTRKNVALSNEIVTREKAESQIRQMQKMEAVGQLTGGIAHDFNNMLAVIISAMNLAQRKLARGEHDIAKFIEAATDAATRAANLTARLLAFSRQQPLAPQVVDTNRLLTGMSDLLRRTLGEGIRVETVLAGGVWKTHADPSQIENAILNLAVNARDAMGEDGKLTIETANSHLDDSYAATHAEVTAGQYVMIAVSDTGSGMSPEIITKAFEPFFTTKPVNKGTGLGLSQVFGFVKQSGGHVKIYSEPGEGTTIKIYLPRFFGAEEATSPTGRRGDSATPVTETILVVEDDARVRASTTDALRELGYTVVHAGSGQEALQKLAETPGVALLFTDIVMPVMNGRKLAEEAVARQPGLKVIFTTGFTRNAVVHNGVLDHDVHFLAKPFTIEQLAAKLREVLDTK from the coding sequence ATGCGATGGCAATCGCTTCCGCTCGTCATCGGCTTCGCCGTGCTGGCGTTGATCGTCGGCACGCGCGCCATTCTTGTCGAGGGTCAGAGCGCCGGCCGTGTCGCCGCCCGCGAGACGATCGAATATCAGGAACTTCTGTCCGGACTGCTTTCGATGGCGCAGGATGCCGAAAGCGGCCAGCGCGGCTACCTGCTTTCCGGCGAGAAATCCTATCTTGAACCTTATCGGCAGGCCGTTGCCGCAATCCCAGGACAAGTTGCCCGTATCGACGCCATGAACGCTCCGGATGATGAGATCGTCCAGCAGATCGCCCGCATCAAGGACGCATTGTCGCTAAAACTGGCCGAGCTCGCCGAGACGATCAACCTATACGATCATGGCGATACGGCAAAGGCGCTGGAATTGGTGCGTGGCGGCCAGGGCAAGGCCGCGATGGACCAGATCCGAGCCAGCATTGACACCATCCGGCGGGCCGGCGGCGCCGCGCTCAGCGCCCGCGATGCGCATACCGACCAGGTCGAGAACTGGCTGCGCATCGGCTCGCTGACGGCGCTGCTGGCGATCTTCCTGCTGGGTGCCTATACGATCCGCGAGTCGCGCCGCCGTTTTCGCGAGGTTGTGACTGCCCAGGACGAACTGACCAGAAAGAACGTTGCGCTGAGCAACGAGATCGTCACACGCGAAAAGGCCGAATCGCAAATTCGGCAGATGCAGAAGATGGAAGCGGTGGGCCAGCTTACCGGTGGTATTGCCCACGATTTCAACAACATGCTGGCGGTGATCATCAGTGCCATGAACCTTGCCCAGCGCAAGCTGGCGCGTGGCGAGCACGACATCGCGAAATTCATCGAGGCAGCGACCGACGCCGCGACCCGTGCCGCCAACCTGACCGCCCGGCTGCTCGCCTTCTCACGCCAGCAGCCGCTGGCGCCGCAGGTCGTCGATACCAATCGGCTGCTGACGGGCATGTCCGACCTGTTGCGCCGGACACTGGGCGAAGGCATCCGCGTCGAAACGGTGCTGGCCGGCGGCGTGTGGAAGACCCATGCCGACCCGAGCCAGATCGAGAATGCCATTCTCAACCTCGCCGTAAACGCACGCGATGCCATGGGCGAGGACGGCAAGCTGACCATCGAGACAGCCAACAGCCACCTCGATGACAGCTATGCCGCCACCCACGCGGAGGTGACGGCGGGCCAATATGTGATGATCGCTGTCAGCGACACCGGTTCGGGCATGTCGCCCGAGATCATCACCAAGGCCTTCGAGCCGTTCTTCACCACCAAGCCGGTCAACAAAGGCACCGGTCTTGGGCTGAGCCAGGTCTTTGGTTTCGTCAAACAGTCGGGTGGACACGTCAAGATCTACTCGGAGCCCGGTGAAGGCACGACGATCAAGATTTATCTGCCCCGATTCTTTGGCGCCGAGGAGGCCACCTCGCCCACCGGCCGGCGCGGTGATTCCGCCACGCCGGTGACCGAAACCATCCTCGTTGTCGAGGACGATGCCCGTGTTCGCGCCTCCACCACGGATGCCTTGCGCGAACTCGGCTACACCGTCGTCCATGCCGGAAGCGGCCAGGAAGCCTTGCAGAAACTGGCGGAGACACCTGGCGTGGCGCTGTTGTTCACCGACATCGTCATGCCGGTGATGAATGGCCGCAAGCTCGCCGAGGAAGCGGTCGCGCGCCAGCCTGGCCTGAAAGTGATCTTCACCACCGGTTTCACCAGGAATGCCGTGGTTCACAATGGCGTGCTTGACCATGACGTGCATTTCCTGGCCAAGCCCTTCACCATCGAGCAGCTTGCCGCCAAGCTGCGCGAGGTGCTCGATACAAAGTAG
- a CDS encoding aspartate kinase, giving the protein MARIVMKFGGTSVADIARIRNVARHVKREVDAGHEVAVVVSAMSGKTNELVGWTREASPMHDAREYDAVVASGEQVTAGLLAITLQNMGVHARSWQGWQIPIKTDNAHGAARILDIDGAFLIKRFGEGQVAVIAGFQGIGPDNRIATLGRGGSDTSAVAIAAAVKADRCDIYTDVDGVYTTDPRIEPKARRLAKISFEEMLEMASLGAKVLQVRSVELAMVHRVRTFVRSSFDDPDAPGMGDLLNPPGTLICDEEEIVEQQVVTGIAYAKDEAQISLRRVGDRPGVAAGIFGPLAEANINVDMIVQNISEDGKFTDMTFTVPSGDVDKALAVLERLKAEIGYDVVQSEAGMSKVSVIGIGMRSHAGVAATAFKALADRSINIRAITTSEIKISILIDGPYTELAVRTLHSVYGLDKQ; this is encoded by the coding sequence ATGGCGCGTATCGTGATGAAATTCGGCGGGACATCCGTCGCCGACATCGCCCGCATCCGCAATGTGGCGCGTCACGTCAAACGCGAGGTCGATGCAGGACACGAGGTCGCGGTGGTGGTCTCGGCGATGTCCGGCAAGACCAATGAACTGGTTGGCTGGACGCGCGAGGCGTCGCCGATGCATGACGCGCGCGAATATGACGCTGTCGTCGCTTCAGGCGAGCAGGTGACGGCCGGTCTTCTGGCAATCACGCTGCAAAACATGGGCGTGCATGCCCGGTCCTGGCAGGGTTGGCAGATTCCGATCAAGACCGACAATGCGCATGGCGCGGCCCGCATCCTCGACATCGACGGCGCCTTCCTGATCAAGCGCTTCGGCGAGGGGCAGGTGGCTGTGATCGCCGGTTTCCAGGGCATCGGGCCGGACAATCGTATCGCCACGCTCGGCCGTGGCGGCTCGGACACCAGTGCGGTAGCCATCGCGGCGGCGGTCAAGGCCGACCGCTGCGACATCTATACCGACGTCGACGGCGTCTACACCACCGACCCGCGCATCGAGCCGAAGGCGCGGCGGCTGGCCAAGATTTCCTTCGAGGAAATGCTCGAAATGGCCTCGCTTGGCGCCAAGGTTCTGCAGGTGCGTTCGGTCGAGCTTGCCATGGTGCACAGGGTGCGTACCTTCGTGCGGTCGTCCTTCGACGATCCCGATGCACCCGGAATGGGGGATTTGCTCAATCCGCCCGGAACGCTCATTTGCGATGAGGAAGAGATCGTGGAACAGCAGGTCGTCACCGGAATTGCCTATGCCAAGGACGAGGCGCAGATATCGTTGCGCCGTGTCGGCGACCGGCCGGGCGTCGCCGCCGGCATCTTCGGCCCGCTGGCCGAGGCCAATATCAATGTCGACATGATCGTCCAGAACATTTCCGAGGACGGCAAGTTCACCGACATGACCTTCACAGTGCCGTCGGGCGATGTCGACAAGGCGCTTGCCGTGCTCGAACGCCTGAAAGCCGAGATTGGCTATGATGTCGTGCAGTCGGAAGCCGGCATGTCGAAGGTTTCAGTCATCGGCATCGGCATGCGCAGCCACGCCGGCGTCGCCGCCACCGCTTTCAAGGCGCTGGCCGACCGTTCGATCAACATTCGCGCCATCACGACCTCGGAAATCAAGATTTCGATCCTGATCGACGGTCCGTATACAGAACTGGCGGTTCGTACTTTGCATTCCGTCTACGGTCTGGATAAGCAGTAG
- a CDS encoding MmcQ/YjbR family DNA-binding protein produces MTLELPEAVEKSHFGKADFRVRNRIFMSLPEDNRAVIKLDLDQQEMMAAAEPRVFKPVPGGWGRKGWTSIMLVACDDQTFRSAIRTSWRNVAPPALRKAFDANPQ; encoded by the coding sequence TTGACGCTTGAACTCCCCGAAGCGGTCGAGAAATCGCATTTCGGCAAGGCCGACTTCCGGGTGCGCAACCGCATCTTCATGTCGCTGCCAGAAGACAATCGCGCCGTGATCAAGCTCGATCTCGATCAGCAAGAGATGATGGCTGCCGCCGAACCCAGGGTTTTCAAACCCGTGCCGGGCGGCTGGGGCCGCAAAGGCTGGACGTCGATCATGCTCGTCGCTTGCGACGACCAGACATTCCGCAGCGCCATACGAACGTCATGGCGAAATGTCGCTCCGCCGGCCCTCCGGAAAGCGTTCGACGCAAACCCGCAGTGA
- a CDS encoding MarR family winged helix-turn-helix transcriptional regulator: protein MDRAAKAVEQWNKERPDLDVSPMAVLGRLNEASSLIARDRLAPLFARFGLQAGEFDVLATLRRSGTPFVLTPTALYEATMVTSGAMTNRLDRLETSGLILRGPHPSDRRGIVVQLTGKGLALIDEAVTAHVANEHEILSGLTRAECDTLSHLLEKLIGSAKSAAS, encoded by the coding sequence ATGGATCGTGCGGCAAAGGCGGTCGAACAGTGGAACAAGGAGCGGCCCGATCTGGATGTGTCGCCCATGGCCGTGCTTGGACGTCTCAACGAAGCCTCCTCGCTGATCGCAAGGGATCGGCTGGCACCGCTCTTTGCCCGCTTCGGACTGCAGGCCGGCGAGTTCGACGTGCTGGCAACGCTACGCCGCTCGGGCACGCCGTTCGTACTGACGCCCACAGCTCTCTATGAAGCGACGATGGTGACGTCGGGCGCTATGACCAATCGGCTCGATCGCCTAGAGACTTCAGGATTGATCCTGCGCGGCCCGCATCCCAGCGACCGGCGTGGGATTGTCGTGCAACTGACCGGGAAGGGCCTCGCACTGATCGACGAGGCCGTCACCGCCCATGTTGCCAACGAACATGAGATCCTGTCTGGCCTGACGCGTGCCGAGTGCGACACGCTTTCCCACCTGCTGGAGAAATTGATCGGCAGCGCGAAGTCGGCGGCCAGCTAG
- the grxC gene encoding glutaredoxin 3 → MVDVTIYTRMMCGYCTAAKRLLERKGVAFTEHDASFSPELRQEMISRAHGRSTFPQIFIGDTHVGGCDDLHDLEAEGRLDKMLANGSTV, encoded by the coding sequence ATGGTTGATGTCACGATCTATACACGCATGATGTGCGGCTATTGCACGGCGGCCAAGCGGTTGCTGGAGCGCAAGGGCGTCGCCTTCACCGAGCACGATGCGTCGTTCTCGCCGGAACTGCGCCAGGAAATGATTTCGCGCGCTCATGGCCGCTCGACCTTCCCACAGATTTTCATCGGCGACACACATGTCGGCGGCTGCGACGACCTCCACGATCTGGAGGCCGAAGGCCGGCTCGACAAGATGCTCGCCAACGGCTCGACGGTTTGA
- a CDS encoding DUF1178 family protein, with translation MIRFSLICEREHQFEGWFRSNDDFDTQKKRGFVDCPSCGSHKVQKALMAPAVSTGRKQEKIALAMGEAQKQALAQLKAMAEKVRENADYVGDKFAEEARKIHFGESDARGIYGEATLDEAKSLAEDGIEFMPIPSFPDERN, from the coding sequence TTGATCCGTTTTTCCCTGATCTGCGAGCGCGAGCACCAGTTCGAAGGCTGGTTCCGCAGCAATGACGATTTCGACACCCAGAAGAAGCGGGGTTTCGTCGATTGCCCGTCCTGCGGTTCGCACAAGGTGCAAAAGGCGCTGATGGCGCCGGCCGTCTCCACCGGACGCAAGCAGGAGAAGATCGCGCTGGCCATGGGCGAGGCGCAGAAGCAGGCGCTGGCGCAGCTGAAGGCGATGGCCGAAAAGGTGCGCGAGAATGCCGACTATGTCGGCGACAAATTCGCCGAGGAAGCACGCAAGATCCATTTCGGCGAAAGCGACGCGCGCGGCATCTACGGCGAGGCGACGCTGGACGAAGCCAAGAGCCTGGCCGAGGACGGCATCGAGTTCATGCCGATCCCGAGTTTTCCTGACGAACGCAATTGA
- the ubiG gene encoding bifunctional 2-polyprenyl-6-hydroxyphenol methylase/3-demethylubiquinol 3-O-methyltransferase UbiG → MPEPRRSTIDAGEVERFSALAAEWWNPNGKFRPLHKFNPVRLAYIRDQVATRFGRDPRAARPFEGLRFLDIGCGGGLLCEPMARLGAEVVGADASATNIEVARMHAAEGGVSIDYRATTAEDLADAGEKFDVILNMEVVEHVADVDLFVAKCGEMVRPGGIMFVATINRTLKALGLAIIGAEYVLRWLPRGTHQFGKLVRPEELEKALGGAGLSIIDRSGVTYNPLADRWSRSKDMDVNYMVLAEKGSV, encoded by the coding sequence ATGCCAGAGCCCCGCCGATCGACGATCGACGCTGGAGAAGTCGAGCGCTTCTCCGCCCTTGCCGCCGAATGGTGGAACCCGAACGGCAAGTTCCGCCCGCTGCACAAGTTCAACCCGGTCCGGCTTGCCTATATCCGCGACCAGGTGGCGACACGCTTCGGCCGTGATCCGCGCGCGGCAAGGCCGTTCGAGGGCCTGCGCTTCCTCGATATCGGCTGTGGCGGCGGCCTTTTGTGCGAGCCGATGGCGCGGCTTGGCGCCGAAGTGGTCGGCGCCGATGCTTCCGCAACCAACATCGAAGTGGCCAGAATGCATGCGGCGGAGGGCGGCGTCAGCATCGACTATCGCGCCACGACAGCCGAGGACCTTGCCGATGCCGGTGAAAAATTCGACGTCATCCTCAACATGGAAGTGGTCGAGCATGTCGCCGACGTCGACCTGTTCGTCGCCAAGTGCGGCGAGATGGTCAGGCCAGGCGGCATCATGTTCGTCGCCACCATCAACCGCACGCTGAAGGCGCTGGGACTGGCCATCATCGGCGCCGAATACGTGCTGCGATGGCTGCCGCGCGGCACCCATCAATTCGGCAAGCTGGTGCGCCCTGAGGAGCTCGAAAAGGCGCTTGGCGGCGCTGGCCTCTCCATCATCGACCGCAGCGGCGTGACCTACAACCCGCTCGCCGACCGCTGGTCGCGGTCCAAGGACATGGACGTCAACTACATGGTGCTGGCTGAAAAGGGCAGTGTCTGA
- a CDS encoding ComF family protein codes for MANPMSKIKRIEIRRFAQAALTWPARVLFPPVCAGCRRHVTQPGVLCGACWPKLRLLERPWCPVMGTPFTHHMGEGFLSAEAIADPPPFERARAAVAYSGVARQMVQGLKYQDRTDLAPWMARWMLRAGADLIADADVVVPVPLHWRRFFKRKFNQSAELARAVSQLSGVPFAPAAMRRVKSTRQQVGLERKDREDNVRAAFRVPAEAEIEIAGRRVLLIDDVYTTGATVRAATKALKRGGAATVDVLTFARVLPGDFRADETTTI; via the coding sequence GTGGCCAATCCCATGTCCAAGATCAAGCGTATCGAAATCAGGCGGTTTGCCCAAGCGGCGCTGACATGGCCGGCGCGCGTGCTCTTTCCTCCCGTCTGTGCCGGTTGCCGCCGTCATGTCACTCAGCCCGGCGTGCTGTGCGGCGCCTGCTGGCCCAAGCTGCGGCTGCTGGAGCGGCCCTGGTGCCCGGTCATGGGCACGCCGTTCACCCATCACATGGGCGAGGGGTTCCTGTCCGCCGAGGCGATCGCCGATCCGCCGCCTTTCGAGCGGGCGAGGGCGGCCGTTGCCTATTCGGGCGTCGCTCGCCAGATGGTGCAGGGTCTGAAGTATCAGGATCGCACTGATCTGGCGCCGTGGATGGCGCGCTGGATGCTGCGCGCCGGCGCCGACCTCATCGCCGATGCGGATGTGGTTGTGCCGGTGCCGCTGCATTGGCGGCGCTTCTTCAAGCGAAAATTCAACCAGTCGGCGGAGCTGGCAAGGGCGGTGTCGCAGCTCAGCGGCGTTCCATTCGCGCCGGCGGCGATGCGGCGCGTAAAATCCACCCGCCAGCAGGTTGGACTGGAACGCAAGGATCGCGAGGACAATGTACGCGCCGCCTTTCGCGTGCCAGCGGAGGCGGAAATCGAGATTGCCGGCAGGCGGGTGCTGCTGATCGACGATGTCTATACGACAGGCGCCACCGTGCGGGCCGCCACCAAGGCGCTGAAAAGAGGTGGCGCCGCTACCGTCGATGTGCTGACCTTCGCCCGCGTGCTGCCGGGGGACTTCCGGGCGGACGAGACCACGACTATATAA